One part of the Suncus etruscus isolate mSunEtr1 chromosome 2, mSunEtr1.pri.cur, whole genome shotgun sequence genome encodes these proteins:
- the GPX8 gene encoding probable glutathione peroxidase 8 isoform X2, translated as METLLAASSRCSGPKAKIFAALLSMVLCIVMLFLLQLKFLRPRIDSFYTFEVKDAKGRMVSLEKYKGRILQRKNQGGISGNIWLTLRVKL; from the exons ATGGAGACTCTCTTAGCTGCTTCTTCAAGATGCTCAGGCCCCAAAGCAAAGATATTTGCAGCTTTGCTGTCTATGGTTCTATGCATAGTCATGCTTTTTCTTCTACAACTAAAATTTCTAAGACCTAGAATCGACAGCTTTTATACTTTCGAAGTGAAAGATGCCAAAGGAAGAATGGTTTCTCTGGAAAAGTATAAAGGCAGA ATTCTTCAAAGAAAGAACCAAGGTGGAATTTCTGGAAATATTTGGTTAACCCTGAGGGTCAAGTTGTGA
- the GPX8 gene encoding probable glutathione peroxidase 8 isoform X1, with translation METLLAASSRCSGPKAKIFAALLSMVLCIVMLFLLQLKFLRPRIDSFYTFEVKDAKGRMVSLEKYKGRVSLVVNVASDCQLTERNYLALQELHKEFGPSHFSVLAFPCNQFGDSEPRPSKEVESFARRNYGVTFPIFQKIKILGSEAEPAFRFLVDSSKKEPRWNFWKYLVNPEGQVVKFWKPEEPIEAIRPEIADLVRQMIIKKKEDL, from the exons ATGGAGACTCTCTTAGCTGCTTCTTCAAGATGCTCAGGCCCCAAAGCAAAGATATTTGCAGCTTTGCTGTCTATGGTTCTATGCATAGTCATGCTTTTTCTTCTACAACTAAAATTTCTAAGACCTAGAATCGACAGCTTTTATACTTTCGAAGTGAAAGATGCCAAAGGAAGAATGGTTTCTCTGGAAAAGTATAAAGGCAGA GTTTCACTAGTTGTAAACGTGGCTAGTGACTGCCAGCTCACAGAAAGAAATTACTTAGCACTGCAGGAACTGCACAAAGAGTTTGGACCGTCCCACTTCAGCGTCTTGGCTTTCCCCTGCAATCAGTTTGGAGACTCCGAACCACGCCCAAGCAAAGAAGTAGAATCTTTTGCACGACGGAACTACGGAGTCACTTTCCCCATCTTCCAGAAGATTAAGATTCTGGGATCTGAAGCAGAACCTGCATTTAGATTTCTTGTTG ATTCTTCAAAGAAAGAACCAAGGTGGAATTTCTGGAAATATTTGGTTAACCCTGAGGGTCAAGTTGTGAAGTTTTGGAAACCGGAGGAGCCCATTGAAGCCATCAGGCCGGAAATAGCAGATCTGGTTAGACAAATgatcataaaaaagaaagaggacctATGA